From Uranotaenia lowii strain MFRU-FL unplaced genomic scaffold, ASM2978415v1 HiC_scaffold_205, whole genome shotgun sequence, the proteins below share one genomic window:
- the LOC129759611 gene encoding arrestin domain-containing protein 3-like isoform X4, which translates to MASEYDIRFDGNSSGVFFAGQTLTGSVELNLTKVKKVAGIFVHFKGYCEVSWPKKSGTDNNRPTAHYTGREEYLDITLYLAGAKNGPAFELQPGHHSYPFSCPLPPTLATSIEGQWGHVRYSVKLTLERPWKFDNTHTVSFTVLRHLDLNDNSQDICHPVKVEKNKIFCCFPCSSDPLFMAAEIPIAGYVPGQTVAIKYNVNNQSSRSVYGFTANLIRTDVFKCEQPRIKEKSTETVVASVKYDGIGPREETTFEQLLKIPSCPPTTLVCNLMTVTYAIQLEIGVTGLSFDPTLDFPITIGTIPLANTAVPGYQSATNVSPVATQPMPMMITQPMPFAPPNPDVSSIGPTAPLLPRQFSADLPPPTFEEAMHVNPVNNGKKKEGEAPAVGWLDFNPKYMVYQFDGNSIEAASNSPHPIEFPMPKV; encoded by the exons atggctTCGGAATATGATATCCGATTCGATGGAAATTCTTCTGGAGTATTTTTCGCCGGTCAGACTTTGACCGGCTCTGTGGAGCTGAACCTGACAAAGGTTAAAAAGGTCGCAG GAATTTTCGTACATTTCAAAGGATATTGCGAAGTCAGTTGGCCTAAAAAATCTGGTACCGACAATAATAGACCAACAGCTCATTACACAGGCCGCGAGGAATACTTGGACATAACGTTATATTTAGCAGGAGCCAAAAATGGTCCAGCCTTCGAACTTCAGCCAGGGCACCATTCTTATCCGTTTTCATGCCCTCTTCCACCCACGTTGGCTACTTCAATTGAAGGTCAATGGGGACACGTACGTTACTCGGTCAAACTAACTCTGGAAAGACCCTGGAAGTTTGATAATACACATACAGTATCCTTCACTGTGCTGAGGCATCTGGATTTGAATGACAATTCTCAAGACATCTGTCATCCAGTTAAAGTTGAAAAGAACAAGATATTCTGTTGTTTCCCCTGTAGTTCTGACCCCTTGTTCATGGCGGCCGAAATACCAATTGCTGGATACGTTCCTGGACAAACTGTGGCCATTAAATATAATGTTAATAATCAAAGCAGCAGATCAGTTTATGGTTTCACAGCGAATCTCATTCGAACAGACGTGTTCAAATGTGAACAGCCGCGCATAAAAGAAAAATCCACTGAAACCGTTGTGGCCTCAGTTAAATACGATGGCATTGGACCTCGCGAGGAAACAACATTTGAACAGTTGTTGAAAATTCCTTCCTGTCCTCCAACAACACTGGTTTGTAATCTTATGACCGTTACTTACGCAATCCAACTCGAGATTGGAGTAACGGGATTATCATTTGATCCGACACTCGACTTCCCTATAACAATAGGAACTATACCTCTGGCCAACACTGCCGTTCCTGGGTACCAATCTGCCACTAATGTATCTCCAGTGGCAACTCAGCCAATGCCAATGATGATAACACAACCTATGCCATTCGCGCCACCGAACCCTGATGTGTCATCAATTGGTCCAACAGCTCCTCTATTGCCTCGTCAGTTTTCAGCAGACCTTC CTCCACCAACTTTCGAAGAAGCGATGCATGTAAACCCAGTGAACAATGGAAAGAAAAAGGAAGGAGAAGCTCCAGCTGTTGGATGGCTTGATTTCAATCCGAAGTACATGGTCTATCAATTTGACGGAAATTCCATCGAGGCAGCGTCAAACTCGCCGCACCCAATCGAATTTCCGATGCCAAAAGTTTAA